A genome region from Pseudomonas sp. S06B 330 includes the following:
- a CDS encoding flagellar basal body rod protein FlgF: protein MDKMLYVAMTGASQNALAQKAHANNLANISTTGFQRDLEQARSMPVFGDSFPARAYAMTERPATDFSPGSMLETGRDLDVAIGGDGFIAVQAPDGSEAYVRTASMNIDALGVLRAGNGMPIMGNGGPIAVPPEQKIEVGEDGTITIRAMGEGPQVMAEVDRIKMVNPDLKTMSKGLDGLIHTSNGQPAVADANVKLVSGFLEASNVNAVEEMTSVLALSRQFELHIKMMTTAKEGDEAMARVLQIG, encoded by the coding sequence GTGGACAAGATGCTGTACGTGGCCATGACCGGTGCCAGCCAGAACGCGCTGGCGCAGAAGGCGCATGCCAACAACCTGGCGAACATTTCCACCACCGGTTTTCAGCGTGACCTGGAGCAGGCGCGTTCGATGCCGGTGTTTGGTGACAGCTTTCCGGCGCGTGCGTATGCGATGACCGAGCGCCCGGCGACGGATTTCTCGCCAGGCTCGATGCTGGAAACCGGGCGTGACCTGGACGTAGCCATTGGTGGCGACGGTTTCATCGCCGTGCAAGCGCCTGATGGCAGCGAAGCCTATGTGCGTACCGCGAGCATGAACATCGATGCCCTGGGTGTGCTGCGTGCCGGCAACGGCATGCCGATCATGGGCAACGGCGGGCCGATTGCCGTGCCGCCGGAGCAGAAGATCGAGGTCGGTGAAGACGGCACCATCACGATCCGCGCCATGGGCGAGGGGCCACAGGTGATGGCTGAAGTCGACCGGATCAAGATGGTCAACCCTGACCTCAAGACCATGAGTAAGGGCCTGGACGGCTTGATCCACACCAGCAATGGCCAGCCCGCCGTGGCTGACGCCAACGTCAAACTGGTGTCGGGCTTCCTTGAGGCCAGTAACGTCAACGCTGTCGAGGAAATGACCTCGGTGCTGGCGCTGTCCCGTCAATTCGAACTGCACATCAAAATGATGACCACGGCCAAAGAAGGCGATGAAGCCATGGCTCGGGTTTTGCAGATCGGCTAA
- the flgG gene encoding flagellar basal-body rod protein FlgG, producing the protein MLPALWVSKTGLSAQDMNLTTISNNLANVSTTGFKRDRAEFQDLLYQTRRQAGAQSTQDSELPSGLQLGTGVRIVGTQKSFTAGSLQTTENPLDMALDGRGFFQILQPDGTVSYTRDGTFHLNSDGQIVTASGFALEPAIVVPPEAQTFTVGRDGTVSITIAGNPAAQVIGNIQTADFINPAGLQATGGNLFLETAASGAPQVGTPGLNGFGVVQQQTLENSNVSTVEELVNMITTQRAYEMNSKVISTADQMLSFVTQNL; encoded by the coding sequence ATGCTTCCGGCTCTTTGGGTGAGTAAAACCGGTCTGTCCGCTCAGGACATGAACCTGACCACCATTTCCAACAACCTGGCCAACGTCTCGACCACCGGCTTCAAACGTGATCGCGCTGAATTCCAGGACCTGCTCTACCAGACCCGCCGCCAGGCCGGTGCCCAGTCGACCCAGGACAGCGAGCTGCCTTCGGGCCTGCAACTGGGTACGGGTGTGCGCATTGTTGGCACTCAGAAGAGCTTCACCGCGGGTAGCCTGCAGACTACTGAAAACCCGCTGGACATGGCGCTCGACGGCCGTGGTTTCTTCCAGATCCTGCAGCCCGATGGCACGGTCTCGTACACCCGCGACGGTACCTTCCACCTGAACTCCGATGGCCAGATCGTCACCGCCAGCGGTTTCGCCCTGGAGCCGGCCATTGTCGTTCCGCCTGAGGCGCAGACCTTTACTGTCGGCCGTGACGGCACCGTGTCGATCACCATCGCTGGCAACCCGGCCGCGCAGGTCATCGGCAACATTCAGACCGCCGACTTCATCAACCCGGCCGGCCTGCAGGCAACGGGTGGCAACCTGTTCCTGGAAACCGCAGCCAGCGGTGCGCCACAGGTGGGCACGCCAGGCCTGAACGGTTTTGGTGTGGTTCAGCAGCAGACCCTGGAAAACTCCAACGTCAGCACCGTGGAAGAGTTGGTCAACATGATCACCACCCAGCGAGCCTATGAAATGAACTCCAAGGTCATTTCCACCGCTGACCAGATGCTCTCGTTCGTTACCCAGAACCTGTAA
- the flgA gene encoding flagellar basal body P-ring formation chaperone FlgA, with amino-acid sequence MNTKTTFFRRLTCHLPGFFVVLCLMVPGARPLADAFTLPEQLIGVTQGFLEFTVEDYLASSQTEGRYEIQVNTLDPRLRMPLCDRQLDASLESPAQPLGRVTIRVRCEGSSPWTVFVPAQVRLFRQVVTVVRPLKRESIVGEQDVALRERDVGVLNQGFLSSLDQAIGLKLIRPTVMDQVLTPQHLEQAEVIRKGDQVVITARSGSLAVRMPGEALSKGGLSEQIRVRNLNSKRVVKARVTGPGQVEVAM; translated from the coding sequence ATGAACACGAAAACGACATTTTTCCGACGCCTTACCTGCCACCTGCCCGGCTTCTTTGTTGTGCTGTGCCTGATGGTCCCCGGCGCTCGCCCTCTGGCTGACGCTTTTACCTTGCCTGAACAGCTTATCGGTGTCACCCAAGGGTTTCTTGAATTCACGGTTGAAGATTACCTGGCCAGCAGCCAGACCGAAGGGCGTTACGAAATCCAGGTCAACACCCTTGATCCGCGCCTGCGCATGCCACTGTGTGACCGCCAATTGGATGCCAGCCTGGAAAGCCCGGCACAGCCCCTGGGCCGCGTGACGATAAGGGTTCGCTGCGAAGGAAGCTCACCCTGGACGGTGTTTGTGCCCGCCCAGGTACGGCTGTTCCGCCAAGTGGTGACCGTGGTGCGACCGCTCAAGCGCGAGAGCATTGTCGGTGAACAGGACGTCGCCCTGCGCGAGCGCGATGTAGGCGTGCTCAACCAAGGTTTCCTCAGCAGCCTGGACCAGGCGATCGGACTCAAGCTTATCCGACCGACGGTCATGGACCAGGTACTGACACCGCAACACCTGGAGCAGGCCGAAGTGATCCGCAAGGGCGATCAGGTGGTCATCACCGCGCGCAGCGGCAGCCTTGCCGTGCGCATGCCCGGCGAAGCCCTGAGCAAAGGCGGCCTGAGCGAACAGATCCGGGTCCGTAATCTCAACTCCAAACGCGTGGTCAAGGCCAGAGTAACCGGGCCGGGCCAGGTGGAAGTGGCCATGTAA
- the flgB gene encoding flagellar basal body rod protein FlgB, with amino-acid sequence MSISFDKALGIHEKALGFRAQRAEVLANNIANADTPNYKARDMDFASVLAAQSEKTSKGHFSLDRTNARHIDAEGVSMGDEALQYRTPMQPSVDQNTVDAQLEQSSYAENAVGFQASFTLLNSKFKGLVSALRGE; translated from the coding sequence ATGAGCATCAGCTTCGACAAAGCGCTTGGCATTCACGAAAAGGCACTGGGCTTTCGCGCCCAGCGTGCTGAAGTGCTGGCCAACAACATCGCCAACGCCGACACGCCCAACTACAAGGCGCGTGACATGGACTTCGCTTCGGTATTGGCGGCGCAGAGCGAGAAGACCAGCAAGGGCCACTTCTCCCTGGATCGCACCAATGCCCGGCACATCGACGCCGAAGGGGTGAGCATGGGTGATGAAGCCCTGCAGTACCGCACGCCGATGCAGCCTTCGGTCGACCAGAACACCGTCGATGCTCAGCTTGAACAATCGAGCTATGCGGAAAACGCCGTCGGTTTCCAGGCCAGCTTTACGCTGCTCAACAGTAAATTCAAAGGGCTGGTATCGGCCCTGCGCGGAGAGTAA
- the flgH gene encoding flagellar basal body L-ring protein FlgH, translating to MSRLLSVLALSGISVLAGCVSPPPKPNDPYYAPVLPRTPLPAAANNGSIYQAGFDQNLYSDRKAFRVGDIITITLNERTQASKNANSQIAKNSKADIGLTSLFGSSMTTNNPFSDGDLSLSAGYSGDRATKGDSKAGQGNSLTGSITVTVADVLPNGIIAVRGEKWLTLNTGDELVRIAGMIRADDIATDNTVPSTRVADARITYSGTGSFADASQPGWLDRFFLSPLWPF from the coding sequence ATGAGTCGTTTGTTATCCGTACTTGCCCTGAGTGGGATCAGCGTGCTGGCTGGCTGCGTTTCGCCGCCGCCCAAGCCTAATGATCCGTACTACGCGCCAGTATTGCCGCGTACGCCACTGCCGGCGGCGGCCAACAACGGCTCGATCTACCAGGCCGGGTTTGACCAGAACCTGTACAGCGATCGCAAGGCGTTCCGGGTCGGTGACATCATCACCATCACCCTCAACGAGCGTACCCAGGCGAGCAAGAATGCCAACTCGCAGATCGCCAAGAACAGCAAGGCCGATATCGGTCTGACCTCGTTGTTCGGCTCCTCGATGACCACTAACAACCCGTTCAGCGATGGCGACCTGAGTCTCAGTGCGGGCTACAGCGGTGATCGTGCGACCAAGGGCGACAGCAAGGCCGGGCAGGGCAACAGTCTGACCGGCTCGATCACTGTCACCGTGGCTGACGTGCTGCCTAATGGCATCATCGCCGTGCGTGGTGAGAAGTGGCTGACGCTCAACACCGGTGACGAGCTGGTACGCATTGCCGGCATGATTCGCGCCGATGACATTGCCACCGACAACACCGTGCCTTCGACGCGAGTGGCTGATGCGCGCATCACTTACTCGGGCACCGGCTCGTTTGCCGATGCCAGCCAGCCGGGATGGCTCGACCGTTTCTTCCTCAGCCCGCTTTGGCCTTTCTAG
- the flgM gene encoding flagellar biosynthesis anti-sigma factor FlgM, whose translation MVIDFSRLNNSPSVTGVRTGNSPESATETRAAKADTVAQSGASGEAVHLSHEAQQLQKVSDKLRDQPIVNSARVAELKQAIADGSYQVDSNRVASKLLNFEAQR comes from the coding sequence ATGGTCATCGACTTCAGTCGTTTGAATAACTCCCCGTCGGTTACCGGCGTGCGCACTGGCAACAGCCCGGAAAGCGCCACCGAAACCCGCGCAGCCAAGGCCGACACTGTCGCCCAGAGCGGCGCCAGTGGGGAAGCCGTACACCTCAGCCACGAGGCCCAGCAGTTGCAAAAGGTCAGCGACAAGCTGCGCGACCAGCCGATTGTCAACAGCGCCCGGGTGGCGGAGTTGAAACAGGCTATCGCCGACGGCAGCTACCAGGTCGACAGCAACCGCGTCGCCAGCAAACTGCTTAATTTCGAAGCCCAGCGCTAG
- a CDS encoding flagellar basal body P-ring protein FlgI, producing MFNFKQLITAALLMSVAFVAQAERLKDIASISGVRSNQLIGYGLVVGLNGTGDQTTQTPFTLQTFNNMLSQFGIKVPAGTGNVQLKNVAAVSVHADLPPFAKPGQVVDITVSSIGNSKSLRGGSLLMTPLKGIDGNVYAIAQGNLVVGGFDAEGRDGSKITVNVPSAGRIPGGASVERAVPSGFNQGNSLTLNLNRPDFTTAKRIVDKVNELLGPGVAQALDGGSVRVTAPLDPSQRVDYLSILENLEIDPGQAVAKVIINSRTGTIVIGQNVKVSPAAVTHGSLTVTITEDPIVSQPGPFSNGQTAVVPRSRVNAEQEAKPMFKFGPGTTLDEIVRAVNQVGAAPSDLMAILEALKQAGALQADLIVI from the coding sequence ATGTTCAACTTCAAGCAGCTGATTACCGCCGCGCTTTTGATGTCCGTCGCGTTTGTCGCGCAGGCTGAACGCCTGAAGGACATTGCCAGCATTTCCGGCGTGCGCAGCAACCAGCTGATCGGCTACGGCCTGGTGGTGGGGCTCAACGGCACGGGTGACCAGACCACCCAGACGCCGTTCACCCTGCAGACCTTCAACAACATGCTGTCGCAGTTCGGCATCAAGGTGCCGGCCGGTACCGGCAACGTGCAGCTCAAGAACGTCGCGGCGGTCTCGGTGCATGCTGACCTGCCACCATTCGCCAAGCCGGGGCAGGTGGTGGATATCACCGTGTCCTCGATCGGTAACTCCAAGAGCCTGCGCGGCGGCAGCTTGTTGATGACGCCGCTCAAGGGTATCGACGGCAACGTCTATGCCATCGCTCAGGGCAACCTGGTGGTCGGCGGCTTTGACGCTGAAGGCCGCGATGGTTCGAAGATCACCGTCAACGTGCCGTCAGCTGGACGCATCCCTGGTGGCGCGTCGGTAGAGCGTGCCGTGCCCAGTGGTTTCAATCAGGGCAACAGCCTGACCTTGAACCTCAATCGGCCAGACTTCACCACCGCCAAGCGCATCGTCGACAAGGTCAACGAGCTGCTCGGCCCGGGCGTGGCCCAGGCCCTGGATGGGGGGTCGGTGCGGGTGACTGCGCCGCTTGATCCAAGCCAGCGGGTTGATTACCTGTCGATTCTCGAGAACCTGGAAATCGATCCGGGTCAGGCGGTGGCCAAGGTCATCATCAACTCGCGTACGGGCACCATTGTCATCGGCCAGAACGTCAAGGTGTCACCGGCAGCGGTGACCCACGGCAGCCTGACCGTGACCATCACCGAAGACCCGATTGTCAGTCAGCCAGGGCCGTTCTCCAATGGCCAGACGGCTGTCGTGCCGCGCTCGCGGGTCAATGCCGAGCAGGAAGCCAAGCCGATGTTCAAGTTCGGTCCGGGTACCACCCTGGATGAAATCGTGCGTGCAGTGAATCAGGTGGGCGCTGCTCCGAGTGACCTGATGGCGATCCTTGAAGCGCTGAAGCAGGCCGGCGCGCTACAAGCCGACCTGATCGTGATTTAA
- the flgJ gene encoding flagellar assembly peptidoglycan hydrolase FlgJ produces the protein MDMPKNPMTTMADSGAYTDLNRLSSLKVGDRDSEANLRKVAQEFESLFLNEMLKSMRSASDVLAKDNPLNTETTKQYQQMYDQQLAVSMSREGGGIGLQDVLMRQLSKQKAASASNTSPFPRFDIAPKPLGATAVGVAERPQETAVTRNDVAALNSRRLALPSKLTDRLLAGLVPAAGAVPAATNTAPIPGRSTLVGDAVAKGDWQPAQAFAAPGSLRIYGRAMAQPPLAPAKRAFSSSDDFVATMLPMAEQAAKRIGIDPRYLVAQAALETGWGKSVMRQDDGRSSHNLFGIKATGNWQGEQARAITSEFRDGQFVKETAAFRSYDSYQDSFHDLVSLLQNNARYKEAVKAADKPEQFVRELQRAGYATDPDYASKISQIAKQMKSYESYAAIGTTTQL, from the coding sequence ATGGATATGCCGAAAAACCCAATGACCACGATGGCCGACAGTGGCGCTTACACCGACCTCAATCGACTCAGCTCGTTGAAGGTCGGTGATCGCGACAGCGAGGCCAACCTGCGCAAGGTGGCCCAGGAATTCGAGTCGCTGTTTCTCAACGAGATGCTCAAGTCGATGCGTTCGGCCAGTGATGTGCTGGCCAAAGACAACCCGCTTAACACCGAAACCACCAAGCAGTACCAGCAGATGTACGACCAGCAGCTGGCGGTGAGCATGTCGCGCGAAGGGGGCGGTATCGGCCTGCAGGATGTGCTGATGCGTCAGCTGTCCAAGCAGAAAGCCGCCTCTGCGAGCAACACCAGCCCGTTCCCGCGTTTTGACATCGCGCCCAAGCCGCTGGGTGCAACAGCAGTGGGCGTGGCCGAGCGGCCGCAGGAAACTGCTGTTACCCGCAACGATGTGGCCGCCCTCAATTCGCGGCGCCTGGCCTTGCCAAGCAAGCTTACAGATCGGTTGCTGGCGGGGTTGGTGCCCGCAGCCGGCGCTGTGCCGGCTGCTACGAACACGGCACCGATCCCCGGCCGCTCGACCCTCGTTGGCGATGCAGTGGCCAAGGGCGACTGGCAGCCGGCACAAGCTTTCGCGGCGCCCGGCAGCCTACGTATTTATGGTCGCGCCATGGCGCAGCCGCCATTGGCACCGGCCAAGCGTGCCTTCAGCTCTTCCGATGACTTTGTTGCCACCATGCTGCCGATGGCGGAGCAGGCGGCCAAGCGCATTGGTATCGATCCGCGTTACCTGGTGGCTCAGGCCGCACTGGAAACTGGTTGGGGCAAGTCGGTCATGCGTCAGGACGATGGCCGCAGCAGCCATAACCTGTTTGGTATCAAGGCGACCGGTAATTGGCAGGGTGAGCAGGCGCGGGCGATCACCAGCGAGTTCCGTGATGGTCAGTTCGTCAAGGAGACGGCGGCGTTCCGCTCCTACGATTCCTATCAAGATAGTTTCCATGACCTGGTGAGCCTGTTGCAGAACAACGCTCGCTATAAAGAAGCGGTCAAGGCTGCCGATAAACCGGAACAGTTTGTACGCGAGCTGCAGCGGGCCGGTTATGCAACCGACCCGGATTACGCGAGCAAGATCTCGCAGATCGCCAAGCAAATGAAATCCTACGAAAGCTACGCAGCGATTGGCACCACTACGCAACTATAA
- the flgC gene encoding flagellar basal body rod protein FlgC, translating to MSLASVFNIAGSGMSAQTTRLNTVASNIANAETVSSSIDQTYRARHPVFATTFQQAQGGVSQSLFQDQDAAGQGVQVLGVVEDQSNLEARYEPNHPAANKDGYVYYPNVNVVEEMADMISASRSFQTNAELMNTAKTMMQKVLTLGQ from the coding sequence ATGTCCCTCGCCAGTGTTTTCAACATTGCCGGTAGCGGCATGAGTGCGCAGACCACGCGTCTGAACACCGTCGCTTCGAACATTGCCAACGCCGAGACCGTCTCATCGAGCATCGATCAGACCTACCGTGCTCGCCATCCGGTGTTCGCCACCACCTTCCAGCAGGCGCAGGGTGGCGTCAGCCAGTCGCTGTTCCAGGATCAGGATGCTGCCGGTCAGGGCGTCCAGGTGCTGGGCGTGGTCGAAGACCAAAGCAACCTTGAGGCACGCTACGAGCCAAATCATCCGGCGGCGAACAAGGACGGCTACGTCTACTACCCGAACGTCAACGTGGTTGAGGAGATGGCGGACATGATCTCTGCCAGTCGCTCGTTCCAAACCAACGCCGAGTTGATGAACACGGCCAAGACCATGATGCAGAAGGTCCTGACCCTGGGTCAGTGA
- the flgD gene encoding flagellar hook assembly protein FlgD translates to MASVNDAPSGVNLNDVLKKANPTSDNGGNNKAGGNQALGKDAFLQMLVTQMQNQNPLDPQDNSEFVAQLAQFSSLEGITTLNETVTAISGNFKSSQALQASSLVGRSVIVQTDKAMVDTTKSFTGSVVVPQSLSNATVTITDKDGKVVKTIDMGEQKAGNSEFVWDGTNDAGEKVDPGTYTFAAKTTIEGKQLDMYTLLPATVSSVTLSQTGGEMMLNLAGLGSIALSKVQTIGI, encoded by the coding sequence ATGGCAAGTGTTAATGATGCCCCAAGCGGGGTAAACCTGAATGACGTGCTCAAGAAGGCCAATCCGACTTCCGACAATGGTGGCAACAACAAGGCTGGCGGCAACCAGGCGTTGGGCAAAGACGCGTTCCTGCAGATGCTGGTTACCCAGATGCAGAATCAGAACCCGCTTGATCCTCAGGACAACAGTGAGTTCGTTGCCCAGTTGGCGCAGTTCAGCAGCCTGGAAGGCATCACCACGCTCAATGAGACGGTGACGGCGATTTCCGGCAACTTCAAATCGTCCCAGGCGCTGCAGGCGTCATCGCTGGTTGGTCGCTCGGTGATCGTCCAGACCGACAAGGCCATGGTCGACACCACCAAGAGCTTCACCGGTTCCGTGGTAGTGCCGCAGTCGCTGAGTAACGCCACCGTCACCATCACCGACAAGGATGGCAAGGTGGTCAAGACCATCGATATGGGTGAGCAGAAGGCCGGCAATTCCGAGTTCGTCTGGGATGGCACCAATGACGCCGGTGAGAAGGTTGATCCAGGTACCTACACCTTTGCCGCCAAAACCACCATCGAAGGCAAGCAGTTGGATATGTACACCCTGCTGCCCGCCACGGTCAGCAGCGTCACCCTCAGTCAGACCGGCGGCGAGATGATGCTCAATCTCGCTGGCCTGGGCAGCATCGCGCTGTCCAAAGTCCAAACCATCGGTATATAG
- the cheR gene encoding protein-glutamate O-methyltransferase CheR, with product MSTGNLDFEQFRVFLEKACGILLGENKQYLVSSRLNKLMEQQGIKSLTELVQRIQSQPRSGLREQVVDAMTTNETLWFRDTYPFEVLKNKVLPEQIKANPGQRLRIWSAACSSGQEPYSISMAIDEFERSNIGQLKMGAQIVATDLSGTMLNNCKSGEYDSLAIARGLSQERLQRYFDVKTPGRWAIKAPIRSRVEFRSFNLLDSYAALGKFDIVFCRNVLIYFSAQVKKDILLRIHSTLKPGGYLFLGASEALNGLPDHYQMVQCSPGIIYQAK from the coding sequence TTGTCTACGGGTAATTTGGATTTCGAACAGTTCCGGGTCTTCCTGGAAAAAGCCTGTGGCATCCTGCTGGGCGAAAATAAGCAGTACCTGGTCTCCAGCCGTCTCAACAAGCTGATGGAGCAGCAGGGCATCAAGTCCCTGACTGAACTGGTGCAGCGTATTCAGAGCCAGCCGCGCAGCGGTTTGCGCGAGCAGGTGGTGGATGCCATGACCACCAACGAAACCTTGTGGTTTCGCGATACTTACCCCTTTGAAGTGCTCAAGAACAAAGTGCTGCCTGAGCAGATCAAGGCCAACCCAGGTCAGCGCCTGCGTATCTGGTCGGCTGCTTGTTCCTCGGGGCAGGAGCCGTACTCGATCTCCATGGCGATTGACGAGTTCGAGCGCAGCAACATCGGCCAGTTGAAAATGGGGGCGCAGATTGTTGCCACTGACCTGTCCGGGACCATGCTCAACAACTGTAAGTCTGGTGAGTACGACAGTCTGGCCATTGCTCGTGGTTTATCCCAGGAGCGCTTGCAGCGTTACTTCGATGTCAAGACGCCGGGGCGCTGGGCGATCAAGGCGCCGATTCGCAGTCGCGTGGAGTTTCGCTCGTTCAACCTGCTCGACAGCTATGCTGCTCTGGGCAAGTTCGACATCGTGTTTTGCCGCAACGTGTTGATCTATTTCTCGGCCCAGGTCAAGAAAGACATCCTGCTGCGTATCCACAGCACCCTCAAGCCTGGCGGCTACCTGTTCCTCGGCGCTTCCGAGGCGCTCAACGGTTTGCCGGATCACTACCAGATGGTTCAGTGCAGCCCGGGGATCATTTACCAGGCCAAGTAG
- a CDS encoding chemotaxis protein CheV, whose amino-acid sequence MAGVMDSVNQRTQLVGQNRLELLLFRLNGEQLYGINVFKVREVLQCPPLTVLPKSNPVVRGVANIRGATIPILDLAMATGMPGLSEDVRNSFVIITEYNTKTQGFLVHSVERIVNMNWEEIHPPPKGTGRDHYLTAVTRVDNKMVEIIDVEKILAEVAPTSEVISAGVVDAEVQDKAVLLRVLTVDDSSVARKQVSRCLQTVGVEVVALNDGRQALDYLRKLVDEGKRPEEEFLMMISDIEMPEMDGYTLTAEIRSDPRMQKLHIILHTSLSGVFNQAMVKKVGADDFLAKFKPDDLAQRVVDRIKATH is encoded by the coding sequence ATGGCTGGTGTAATGGATTCGGTGAACCAGCGCACACAACTGGTGGGGCAGAATCGTCTGGAGCTGCTGCTGTTTCGTCTCAATGGCGAGCAACTCTACGGGATCAACGTGTTCAAGGTGCGGGAAGTGCTGCAATGTCCGCCTCTGACTGTGTTGCCCAAGTCCAACCCGGTAGTGCGTGGTGTCGCGAATATTCGTGGGGCAACCATCCCGATCCTTGATCTGGCGATGGCGACCGGGATGCCCGGTCTGAGTGAAGATGTGCGCAACAGCTTCGTTATCATTACCGAGTACAACACCAAGACCCAGGGTTTTCTGGTGCACTCGGTGGAGCGCATCGTCAACATGAACTGGGAAGAGATCCATCCGCCACCCAAAGGTACCGGGCGCGATCATTACCTGACGGCGGTGACTCGGGTCGACAACAAGATGGTCGAGATCATCGATGTGGAGAAAATCCTTGCTGAAGTTGCGCCGACTTCCGAGGTCATTTCTGCCGGTGTGGTCGATGCCGAGGTGCAGGACAAGGCGGTGCTACTGCGGGTGCTGACGGTCGACGATTCGTCGGTGGCGCGCAAGCAGGTCAGTCGTTGTCTGCAGACGGTCGGGGTGGAAGTGGTGGCGCTCAATGATGGCCGCCAGGCGCTGGACTACCTGCGCAAGCTGGTCGATGAGGGCAAGCGTCCGGAAGAAGAATTCCTGATGATGATCTCCGATATCGAGATGCCGGAGATGGATGGTTACACCCTGACGGCCGAGATTCGCAGCGACCCGCGCATGCAAAAGTTACACATCATCCTGCATACTTCGTTGTCTGGGGTGTTTAACCAAGCGATGGTCAAGAAGGTCGGCGCGGATGATTTCCTGGCCAAGTTCAAGCCGGATGACCTCGCCCAGCGCGTCGTTGATCGGATCAAGGCCACGCACTAA
- the flgE gene encoding flagellar hook protein FlgE: MSFNIGLSGLYAANKQLDVTGNNIANVATTGFKSSRAEFADVYSANKLGVGSQSVGNGVRLASVSQQFTNGEITNTGNVLDMGIQGQGFFVLSDNGSLSYSRAGAFQTDKDNYVVTADGLRLRGYGVDENGKIINGVLTDLKIDTSALAPKSTTSINQGINLNSSDKVIPATTTFDPSDDTTWNKTFATKIYDSQGNEHVMDQYYVKTDTNEWKSYTLIDGRNPLDPSQEPPQPLEGTINFNPDGSVDTMTAGAAGSGYEVENKVFKLTGWVPATITDPNAKPPVWGSNGSEASAGGIAIDMNATTSYNTPTTRLSQSQDGYATGILSSLSIDSSGVMFASFSNQQSRAIGQVAIASFANEQGLQPMGGTRWAETYSSGIPGIDAPKTGTLGAIASNSLEASNVNLTNELVELIKAQSNYQANAKTISTQSTIMQTIIQMT, encoded by the coding sequence ATGTCATTCAATATCGGCCTTAGCGGTCTCTATGCAGCCAACAAACAACTGGACGTGACCGGCAACAACATCGCCAACGTTGCAACCACCGGTTTTAAATCGTCGCGCGCGGAATTCGCCGATGTCTACTCGGCCAACAAGCTCGGCGTCGGCAGTCAGAGCGTGGGTAACGGTGTGCGCCTGGCTTCGGTGTCGCAGCAATTCACCAACGGTGAAATCACCAATACCGGCAACGTGCTGGACATGGGTATCCAGGGGCAGGGCTTCTTTGTGCTGAGCGACAACGGCTCGCTCAGTTACTCCCGTGCCGGTGCCTTCCAGACCGACAAAGACAATTACGTGGTCACCGCCGATGGCCTGCGCCTGCGCGGCTACGGTGTGGATGAGAATGGCAAGATCATCAATGGCGTGCTGACTGATCTTAAGATCGACACCTCGGCGTTGGCGCCAAAGTCCACCACCTCGATCAATCAGGGGATCAACCTCAACTCGTCGGACAAGGTCATCCCGGCAACCACCACTTTCGATCCAAGTGATGACACCACCTGGAACAAGACCTTTGCCACCAAGATCTATGACAGCCAGGGTAACGAGCACGTCATGGATCAGTACTACGTCAAGACCGACACCAATGAGTGGAAGTCGTACACCCTGATCGACGGTCGCAACCCGCTCGATCCGAGCCAGGAGCCGCCGCAGCCGCTGGAAGGGACCATCAACTTCAATCCGGATGGTAGCGTCGACACCATGACGGCGGGCGCTGCAGGTTCGGGCTACGAAGTGGAGAACAAGGTCTTCAAGCTGACCGGCTGGGTGCCTGCCACCATTACCGATCCAAACGCCAAGCCGCCGGTATGGGGCTCCAATGGTTCGGAAGCGAGCGCGGGTGGTATCGCCATCGACATGAACGCGACCACCTCCTATAACACCCCGACCACGCGTCTGTCGCAGAGCCAGGATGGTTACGCTACCGGCATCCTGTCGAGCCTGAGCATCGACTCCAGCGGTGTGATGTTCGCCAGCTTCAGCAACCAGCAGTCGCGCGCGATTGGTCAGGTGGCGATTGCTTCCTTTGCCAACGAGCAGGGCCTGCAGCCTATGGGCGGTACGCGTTGGGCGGAAACCTATTCCTCGGGTATCCCGGGTATTGATGCGCCGAAGACCGGTACTCTGGGTGCCATCGCTTCCAACTCGCTGGAGGCCTCGAACGTCAACTTGACCAACGAGCTGGTCGAGCTGATCAAGGCGCAGAGCAACTATCAGGCAAACGCCAAGACCATCTCTACCCAGAGCACCATCATGCAGACCATCATTCAGATGACCTGA